In Thiovibrio frasassiensis, one DNA window encodes the following:
- the phoU gene encoding phosphate signaling complex protein PhoU, translating into MPKHMQHDIDKLKAKIIAMGEAVEDRVYQATLSVINRDPSKANAVIKGDREIDDMEVEVEEDCLKILALYQPVAIDLRFIVAVLKINSDLERIGDLAVNIAERGLFLAGQEQFAIPFDLTAMVNLAEKMVTESIDALINHDVRLAHHIRAADDTMDAMNREMYTQLKGMLTTDTEHVNNLLHVLSVGRHLERIADHATNIAEDVIYLVDAQIIRHTPELYDE; encoded by the coding sequence ATGCCAAAACACATGCAGCACGACATCGACAAACTGAAGGCAAAGATCATCGCCATGGGAGAGGCCGTGGAAGATCGCGTCTATCAAGCCACGCTTTCCGTGATCAACCGTGATCCCTCCAAGGCCAACGCGGTGATCAAGGGAGACCGGGAGATTGACGACATGGAGGTGGAGGTCGAGGAGGATTGCCTGAAGATTCTCGCCCTGTATCAACCGGTGGCCATCGACCTGCGCTTCATCGTGGCGGTCCTGAAAATCAACAGCGATCTGGAGCGGATCGGGGATCTGGCGGTGAATATCGCCGAACGGGGATTATTCCTCGCCGGACAGGAGCAATTTGCAATCCCCTTTGACCTGACAGCCATGGTCAATCTGGCCGAAAAAATGGTCACGGAAAGCATTGATGCGCTGATCAACCATGATGTGCGCTTGGCCCACCATATCCGGGCAGCGGACGACACCATGGACGCCATGAACCGGGAGATGTACACCCAGCTCAAGGGGATGCTCACCACCGATACCGAACATGTGAACAACCTGCTGCATGTTCTCTCGGTGGGCCGCCATCTGGAACGAATTGCCGACCATGCGACCAACATCGCCGAGGATGTCATCTACCTGGTCGATGCCCAGATCATCCGGCACACCCCCGAGCTTTACGACGAGTAG
- the pstB gene encoding phosphate ABC transporter ATP-binding protein PstB — MVEQSIYPKDLEMVITTSQVNFFYGVTQALFDISLLMPAKHVTALIGPSGCGKSTFLRCLNRMNDTIPHSRVEGNISINQKNIYAPGTDVVELRKEVGMVFQKSNPFPKSIFDNVAYGPRIHGEKDHKRLTEIVEQSLQQAAIWDEVKDRLHANAMGLSGGQQQRLCIARALAVGPKILLMDEPASALDPKSTTRIEDLIGELRTNYTIVIVTHNMQQAARVSDYTAFFYEGRLIECDATPKIFTNPRQKQTEDYITGRFG; from the coding sequence ATGGTAGAACAGTCGATTTACCCAAAAGATCTGGAGATGGTCATCACCACCAGCCAGGTCAACTTTTTCTACGGGGTCACCCAGGCGCTTTTTGACATCTCCCTGTTGATGCCGGCCAAACATGTCACTGCCCTGATCGGGCCCTCCGGTTGCGGCAAGTCCACCTTTCTCAGGTGCCTGAATCGGATGAACGACACCATCCCCCACAGCCGGGTGGAAGGGAATATCTCCATCAACCAAAAAAATATCTACGCGCCGGGAACCGATGTCGTGGAACTGCGCAAGGAGGTGGGGATGGTTTTCCAGAAATCCAACCCCTTCCCAAAATCCATCTTCGACAACGTTGCCTACGGCCCCAGGATTCACGGCGAAAAAGACCACAAACGTCTTACCGAGATCGTGGAACAAAGCCTGCAGCAGGCTGCCATCTGGGACGAGGTCAAGGATCGGTTGCACGCCAATGCCATGGGCCTCTCCGGCGGCCAACAGCAGCGGCTCTGCATCGCCCGTGCCCTGGCCGTAGGACCGAAGATTCTACTCATGGACGAGCCCGCCTCGGCCCTTGACCCCAAATCAACCACCCGGATCGAGGATCTCATCGGCGAGTTGCGCACCAACTACACCATCGTCATCGTCACCCACAATATGCAACAGGCCGCCCGGGTTTCCGATTACACCGCTTTTTTCTATGAAGGGCGCCTGATTGAATGTGATGCAACCCCGAAAATATTTACCAACCCTCGGCAGAAACAGACAGAAGATTACATAACCGGCCGCTTCGGATGA
- the pstA gene encoding phosphate ABC transporter permease PstA — translation MMNNTADKFILLSLRLITYAIVLVIGYILFDIIKNGASALNWQFVSSFPRRSGAEGGIYPAIVGTLYLVVGTIAVSLPLGIGGAIYLAEYADQGRFNSLIRLAIVTLAGVPSIVFGLFGLGIFVLFCGFGPSILAGSLTLACMVLPTIIVASEESLRAVPKGFRDASLALGATKWEMIRTNILPYSLSGMITGSILGIGRAAGETAPILLTVAAFYLPRLPKSVFDQVMALPYHLYILATQHPEADRIRHMQYGTALILLLLVLGLSLGAILIRTHFRKKYRW, via the coding sequence ATGATGAACAACACTGCGGACAAATTTATTCTTCTCTCCCTGCGGCTCATCACCTACGCCATTGTCCTGGTGATCGGCTATATCCTCTTCGACATCATCAAAAACGGCGCCTCGGCCCTCAACTGGCAGTTCGTCAGCAGCTTTCCCCGACGCAGCGGGGCAGAAGGCGGCATCTATCCCGCCATTGTCGGCACCCTCTATCTGGTGGTGGGCACCATCGCCGTTTCGTTGCCGCTGGGAATCGGCGGCGCCATCTATCTTGCCGAATATGCGGATCAAGGGAGATTCAACAGCCTGATCCGCTTGGCCATTGTCACCTTGGCGGGCGTGCCTTCCATCGTTTTCGGTCTCTTCGGCCTCGGCATCTTTGTCCTCTTCTGCGGCTTCGGCCCCTCAATCCTGGCAGGCAGTCTGACCTTGGCCTGCATGGTCCTGCCCACTATTATCGTGGCCAGCGAAGAATCGCTGCGCGCCGTGCCCAAGGGGTTCCGGGATGCGAGCCTCGCCTTGGGGGCCACCAAGTGGGAGATGATCCGCACGAACATCCTGCCCTATTCCCTTTCCGGCATGATAACCGGCTCGATCCTGGGTATTGGCCGGGCGGCGGGAGAAACCGCCCCCATCCTCCTGACGGTGGCCGCCTTTTATCTCCCCAGGCTGCCCAAGTCTGTATTTGATCAGGTCATGGCCCTGCCCTACCATCTGTACATCCTCGCGACCCAGCATCCAGAAGCGGACCGGATCAGACATATGCAATACGGCACCGCCCTGATTCTCCTCTTACTGGTCTTGGGCTTAAGCCTTGGCGCGATACTCATCCGAACACATTTCAGGAAAAAATACCGATGGTAG
- the pstC gene encoding phosphate ABC transporter permease subunit PstC translates to MSRSRKLHITDKLMRLLLVSAASTSVLIVCLIFLFLFKEAGPFALQPGLEKLFDSQWIPVSFQEEHFGVGPLLSGSALVTALAMLVTVPISVLVAIYIAEIAHPTEREFLKPFIEILASIPSVVLGFFGLLVVAPLIKALFGLTTGLTALTGALLLSLMAIPTIISLSEDALVSVPYALKNASLALGASHLQTIFRVTLPAALPGIVAAVMLGIGRVIGETMAVLMVTGNSAILTFSPLASVRTMTATIAAEMGEVPFGSVHYQALFWIGIILLGITFALNIVAQRVLKKYGMMK, encoded by the coding sequence ATGTCCCGGTCTCGTAAACTGCACATAACCGATAAGCTGATGCGGCTGCTGCTGGTCAGCGCCGCATCGACCAGCGTCCTCATCGTCTGCCTGATTTTCCTCTTTCTTTTCAAGGAGGCGGGGCCGTTTGCGCTGCAGCCAGGCTTGGAAAAGCTCTTCGACAGCCAGTGGATTCCTGTTTCTTTTCAGGAAGAGCATTTCGGCGTTGGCCCCCTGCTTTCCGGCTCCGCCCTGGTAACCGCGCTGGCCATGCTGGTCACGGTCCCGATCTCCGTGCTGGTGGCCATCTACATCGCAGAAATTGCCCACCCCACCGAACGCGAGTTCCTCAAACCTTTCATTGAAATCCTGGCCAGCATCCCCTCGGTGGTGCTGGGCTTTTTCGGCCTGCTGGTGGTGGCCCCCCTCATCAAGGCACTCTTCGGCCTCACCACCGGCCTCACCGCCCTGACCGGCGCCCTGCTCCTCTCGCTCATGGCCATCCCCACCATCATCTCCCTTTCGGAGGATGCCCTGGTCAGCGTGCCCTATGCCCTGAAAAATGCTTCCCTGGCCTTGGGTGCCAGCCATCTGCAGACCATTTTCCGGGTTACCTTGCCTGCGGCCCTGCCAGGAATCGTGGCTGCGGTCATGCTCGGGATCGGCAGGGTTATCGGGGAAACCATGGCGGTGCTGATGGTCACCGGCAATTCCGCGATCCTCACTTTTTCCCCTTTGGCCTCGGTCCGGACCATGACCGCCACCATCGCCGCGGAGATGGGCGAGGTGCCTTTTGGCAGCGTCCATTATCAGGCGCTTTTCTGGATCGGCATCATCCTGCTCGGCATCACCTTTGCCCTTAACATCGTGGCCCAGCGCGTGCTCAAGAAATACGGCATGATGAAATGA
- a CDS encoding phosphate ABC transporter substrate-binding protein, with amino-acid sequence MKKVALALGLLLATALTGCDSGPSQQSTPVQSLSIKGSDTMVHLVSSWTEEFMKSHPDVDISVTGGGSGTGIAALINGTTDICAASRDMKEKERKQAEGNKVSPVELSVARDGIALIVHPENPVTSLTIDQLRLIYTGKVTNWKEVGGSDTPILLLSRESSSGTFVFFQEHVLNKEDFSPSARLLPGTSALVQAVAADRGAIAYVGLGFAAEAQGKAKTLGVQASDQPSPVIPSEETVRSGAYAVSRPLFFYTNGTPNETAKQFIDFCLSPAGQKIVRETGYVPVS; translated from the coding sequence ATGAAAAAAGTCGCCCTGGCTCTTGGCCTGCTGCTCGCAACCGCGCTAACCGGCTGCGATTCCGGCCCCTCGCAGCAATCTACGCCCGTCCAATCCCTTTCCATCAAGGGTTCCGACACCATGGTCCATCTGGTCAGCTCCTGGACGGAAGAATTCATGAAGAGCCACCCCGATGTTGACATCTCCGTAACCGGCGGCGGCTCCGGCACCGGCATCGCCGCTTTGATCAACGGCACCACCGATATCTGCGCGGCCTCCAGAGACATGAAAGAAAAAGAGAGAAAACAGGCGGAAGGGAATAAGGTTTCCCCGGTGGAGCTCTCGGTGGCCCGCGACGGCATCGCTCTGATCGTGCATCCGGAAAATCCGGTAACCAGCCTGACCATTGACCAGCTGCGTCTCATCTACACAGGCAAGGTGACCAACTGGAAGGAGGTCGGCGGCAGTGATACCCCCATCCTGCTCTTGTCCCGCGAGTCCAGCTCCGGCACCTTTGTCTTCTTCCAAGAGCATGTCCTGAACAAGGAAGACTTCAGCCCCTCCGCCAGGTTGCTGCCCGGAACCTCGGCCCTGGTCCAGGCCGTAGCCGCCGACCGTGGCGCCATCGCTTATGTGGGGTTGGGTTTTGCCGCGGAAGCGCAAGGCAAGGCAAAAACCCTTGGGGTGCAGGCCAGCGACCAGCCGAGCCCGGTGATCCCCAGTGAGGAGACGGTTCGCTCCGGAGCTTACGCGGTTTCCCGGCCGCTTTTCTTCTATACCAATGGCACGCCAAACGAGACGGCAAAACAGTTCATCGATTTCTGCCTCAGTCCGGCAGGCCAGAAGATTGTGAGAGAAACGGGATATGTCCCGGTCTCGTAA
- a CDS encoding DUF599 domain-containing protein, whose product MNPLPLEISALTASAFLLLFAYHLGLLFVKLRFPEATIYARNARTRAAWVREMMGKEHGLLAVQTLRNWTMAASFLASTAILIALALLNIVLTPPHQNDAGLQMLNFMGTRLESFHQIKLLILSVDFFFTFFNFTMAIRYYNHLGFMINVPQSSTGLPPASVVQTVQYGAAHYTLGMRGYYLSVPLALWLFGPGWLLVGTLIVIAILCHVDRTG is encoded by the coding sequence ATGAACCCACTGCCCCTTGAAATAAGCGCCTTGACGGCATCAGCCTTTCTGCTGTTGTTTGCCTATCACCTGGGGCTACTCTTCGTAAAACTCCGTTTTCCGGAAGCAACGATCTATGCCCGCAACGCCAGAACCAGGGCCGCCTGGGTCCGGGAAATGATGGGAAAAGAACATGGCCTCCTGGCGGTACAGACCCTGCGCAACTGGACCATGGCCGCAAGCTTTCTCGCCTCCACGGCAATCCTCATCGCCCTGGCCCTGCTCAATATCGTCCTGACCCCGCCCCACCAAAACGATGCCGGCCTGCAGATGCTCAATTTCATGGGCACACGGCTCGAGAGTTTTCACCAGATCAAGCTGCTCATCCTCTCGGTGGATTTCTTCTTTACCTTCTTTAATTTCACCATGGCCATCCGTTACTACAACCATCTGGGCTTCATGATCAATGTCCCCCAGAGTTCGACCGGACTCCCCCCCGCCTCGGTGGTGCAAACGGTCCAGTACGGAGCCGCGCACTACACCCTGGGAATGCGGGGCTACTATCTCTCCGTCCCCTTGGCCCTATGGCTTTTCGGCCCTGGCTGGCTTCTCGTCGGCACCCTGATCGTCATCGCCATCCTCTGCCACGTGGATCGAACCGGCTGA
- a CDS encoding efflux RND transporter permease subunit produces the protein MMNPSPSNQDGFAGRLASIFVQSRLTPILIIASLLLGIMAITMLPREEEPQIKVPMIDVMVAMPGASAKEVEERVSIPMEKLLYELGGVEYIYTTSMPGQCLLIARFYVGEKMEDAIVRLNQKLATNFDRIPHGVFPPLIKPHTIDDVPVLALTLHSPNYDHYTLRRLAAQIDDAVKNIHEVAETKLIGGARRQVRVLFDPARLAARRLTATELIPRLQQGNLQSYSGTLQSLNKEILLQTGQFLASAKEIGRLVVGVYGNRPVYLDEVATVLDGPEEPTNYVLFGQGKGHAEEAAVTLSLAKRPGANAVQVVETVLAKIETLKGSVIPGDVTISVTRNYGETAAEKSNELLLHMGIAVFGVTLLILFFLGWRESIIVILAIPSTLALTLLLFYLYGYTLNRITLFALIFSIGILVDDAIVVVENIVRHIRLPGNTRKPLLTIAIEAVNEVGNPTILATWAVIAAILPMAFVGGLMGPYMRPIPIGSSAAMIFSLIIAFTVTPWAAVRILKKNCSPEECPIDAEEEAELQEDAHGHAPDDFFTRLYHRVMDPLLGQARWRLIFFLSITGLLLASCSMVYFGLVKVKMLPFDNKSEFQIILDLPEGATLEETTQAAREMAAVIGQEPEVINYQVYAGAASPYNFNGLVRHYYLRNNTNLADVQINLLPKGERKAQSHEIAKRIRPKIAPIAKKYDATVAVAEVPPGPPVLQTLVAEIYGQTDAQRLKLATKVKELLSGTEGVVDVDWYREAQRSKTVIAVDKEKAALNGISEGEITQAVDLAVKGMAVGLFHQPEDKEGVSILLELPRGQRARVESILNLQLRSGLNPSGPLVPLRELVTVSEAPIDQPIYRKNLKPVIYVTADVAGAAESPAYAIFAMNKQLAQLDGRDYGGDQKEVTIYNLKQPFSELEPAIKWDGEWHITLEVFRDLGLAFCAVMILIYMLMVGWFKDYTVPLVVMAAIPFSLIGILPAHWGFGAFFTATSMIGFMAGAGIVVRNSIILVDFIELRISHGLPLEKAVVEAGAIRFRPMLLTALAVVVGASVILADPIFQGLAISLMFGEIASLLISRMAVPVLYFMLRRHRHQPTEAKPQLAEKSP, from the coding sequence ATGATGAACCCTTCCCCCAGCAACCAAGACGGTTTTGCCGGCAGGCTCGCCTCGATCTTTGTCCAGTCCAGGCTGACTCCCATCCTGATCATTGCCTCCCTGCTCCTCGGGATCATGGCCATAACCATGCTGCCACGGGAGGAGGAGCCGCAGATCAAGGTGCCGATGATCGACGTCATGGTCGCCATGCCCGGCGCCTCCGCCAAGGAGGTAGAGGAACGGGTTTCCATCCCCATGGAAAAGCTCCTGTACGAACTGGGCGGAGTGGAATACATCTACACCACCTCCATGCCGGGCCAGTGCCTGCTCATCGCCCGTTTCTACGTGGGCGAGAAGATGGAGGACGCCATTGTCCGCCTCAACCAGAAGCTGGCCACCAATTTCGACCGCATTCCCCACGGCGTTTTCCCGCCACTGATCAAGCCGCACACCATCGACGACGTGCCGGTGCTCGCCCTGACCCTGCACAGCCCGAATTATGATCACTACACCCTCCGCCGCCTCGCGGCCCAGATCGATGACGCGGTCAAGAATATCCACGAAGTGGCCGAGACCAAGCTCATCGGCGGCGCCCGGCGTCAGGTGCGGGTTCTTTTTGATCCCGCCCGTCTTGCCGCCCGGCGGCTGACCGCAACGGAGCTCATCCCCAGACTGCAACAGGGGAATCTTCAATCCTACTCCGGCACCCTGCAATCGCTGAACAAGGAAATTCTCCTGCAAACCGGCCAGTTTCTTGCCTCGGCCAAGGAAATAGGCCGTCTGGTGGTGGGCGTTTACGGCAACCGACCGGTGTATCTCGACGAGGTGGCCACCGTGCTGGACGGCCCGGAAGAGCCGACCAATTATGTCCTTTTCGGCCAGGGCAAGGGACATGCGGAAGAAGCGGCGGTTACCCTCTCGCTTGCCAAGCGGCCGGGCGCAAACGCCGTGCAGGTGGTGGAGACGGTGCTGGCCAAGATCGAGACCCTCAAGGGGTCCGTCATCCCCGGCGACGTCACCATCAGCGTGACCAGGAACTACGGGGAGACCGCGGCGGAAAAATCCAACGAGCTCCTGCTGCACATGGGGATCGCCGTCTTCGGGGTAACCCTGTTGATCCTCTTCTTCCTGGGCTGGCGGGAATCGATCATCGTCATCCTCGCCATCCCCTCGACCCTGGCCCTGACCCTGCTGCTCTTTTACCTGTACGGCTACACCCTGAACCGCATCACCCTGTTCGCTCTGATTTTTTCCATCGGTATCCTGGTGGACGACGCCATTGTCGTGGTGGAAAACATCGTCCGCCATATCCGCTTGCCGGGCAACACCCGAAAACCCCTGCTCACGATCGCCATCGAAGCGGTGAACGAGGTGGGCAACCCGACCATCCTCGCCACCTGGGCGGTAATCGCCGCCATCCTGCCCATGGCCTTTGTCGGCGGGCTGATGGGGCCGTACATGCGCCCGATCCCCATCGGTTCCTCCGCGGCGATGATCTTTTCACTGATCATCGCCTTTACCGTGACCCCCTGGGCCGCCGTCCGGATCCTGAAAAAAAATTGCTCCCCAGAGGAATGCCCCATTGATGCCGAGGAGGAGGCGGAACTACAGGAAGACGCACACGGCCACGCCCCGGACGATTTCTTTACCCGCTTGTATCATCGGGTCATGGACCCCCTCCTGGGCCAGGCCCGCTGGCGGCTGATCTTTTTTCTCAGCATTACCGGACTGCTCCTCGCCTCCTGCTCCATGGTCTATTTCGGACTGGTCAAGGTCAAGATGCTGCCCTTTGACAACAAAAGCGAGTTCCAGATCATCCTGGATCTGCCCGAAGGGGCCACCTTGGAGGAAACCACCCAGGCGGCCAGGGAGATGGCCGCGGTCATTGGCCAAGAGCCTGAGGTGATCAACTATCAGGTTTACGCCGGGGCAGCCTCTCCGTATAACTTCAACGGGCTGGTCCGCCATTACTACCTGCGCAACAACACGAACCTGGCGGATGTTCAGATCAATCTGCTGCCCAAGGGAGAGCGCAAGGCCCAAAGCCACGAAATCGCCAAACGCATCCGCCCCAAGATTGCTCCCATCGCAAAAAAATACGACGCAACCGTGGCCGTGGCCGAGGTACCCCCCGGACCTCCGGTGCTGCAAACCCTGGTCGCCGAAATCTATGGGCAAACCGATGCGCAGCGGCTGAAACTGGCCACCAAGGTCAAGGAACTCCTCAGCGGCACGGAAGGGGTTGTCGATGTTGACTGGTACCGGGAGGCGCAACGGAGCAAAACCGTTATTGCCGTGGACAAGGAAAAAGCGGCCCTCAACGGCATTTCCGAAGGGGAGATCACCCAGGCCGTTGATCTGGCGGTCAAGGGGATGGCCGTCGGCCTTTTCCACCAGCCCGAGGACAAGGAAGGGGTCAGTATTCTCCTGGAACTGCCCCGGGGGCAGCGGGCACGGGTAGAAAGCATCTTGAACCTCCAGTTGCGCTCGGGCCTGAACCCGTCCGGCCCATTGGTGCCCCTGCGGGAGCTGGTCACGGTCAGCGAGGCGCCCATTGACCAACCCATTTACCGCAAGAACCTGAAACCGGTTATCTATGTGACCGCTGACGTTGCCGGCGCGGCGGAAAGCCCGGCCTACGCCATCTTCGCCATGAACAAACAGCTGGCGCAACTCGACGGCCGCGACTACGGGGGCGACCAGAAGGAAGTCACCATCTACAACCTCAAGCAGCCTTTTTCCGAGCTGGAACCTGCCATCAAGTGGGACGGCGAGTGGCACATCACCCTGGAGGTATTCCGCGATCTGGGGCTCGCCTTCTGCGCGGTGATGATTCTCATCTACATGCTCATGGTGGGCTGGTTTAAGGATTACACCGTGCCCCTGGTGGTCATGGCCGCCATCCCCTTTTCCCTGATCGGCATCCTCCCGGCCCACTGGGGTTTCGGCGCCTTTTTCACCGCCACCTCCATGATCGGCTTCATGGCCGGAGCCGGAATCGTGGTGCGCAACTCCATCATCCTCGTGGATTTCATCGAATTGCGCATCAGCCACGGCCTGCCGCTGGAAAAGGCGGTGGTGGAAGCCGGAGCCATCCGCTTCCGGCCCATGCTCCTCACTGCGCTGGCCGTGGTGGTCGGCGCCTCGGTGATCCTGGCCGACCCGATCTTCCAAGGGCTCGCCATTTCCCTGATGTTCGGAGAGATCGCCTCTCTTTTGATCAGCCGCATGGCGGTCCCGGTGCTCTATTTCATGCTCCGCCGCCACCGCCATCAGCCCACAGAGGCGAAGCCCCAGCTTGCCGAGAAAAGCCCATGA
- a CDS encoding efflux RND transporter periplasmic adaptor subunit, whose protein sequence is MFHKYLSSALLLGLLLTAVGCKDPNHARTKTQTLPSAEVRVITVAGQASQRQIEVAGAVEAVQKATIAAKISGVIEELPVALGAVVKKGALLVKISAGEITARLSQAETQLAQAQRNFEREKRLLEKDASTRETVKSLEDAYRVAEAGASEARAMRNYAMITAPFAGIITQKMTNTGDLATPGTPLLVLENTEQLQVVVAAPEGMALKIKQGDTLPVSIPAAEFSQTGTVTEISPSADSASRTALVKLRIEGDASLRPGQYARVALPGGAAADTFLVPETAVFRFGQMERLFVVQENTAHLRLVRSGEHRNGQVEILAGVNGGEQVVAQGGERLVDGQPVRIVQ, encoded by the coding sequence ATGTTCCATAAATATCTTTCTTCCGCACTTCTCCTGGGATTGCTCCTCACCGCTGTCGGGTGCAAGGACCCAAACCATGCCCGGACAAAGACCCAAACACTTCCCAGTGCAGAAGTACGGGTGATCACCGTGGCCGGCCAAGCGAGCCAGCGACAAATCGAGGTGGCCGGCGCCGTCGAGGCGGTCCAGAAGGCGACCATCGCCGCCAAAATAAGCGGGGTCATCGAGGAACTGCCGGTAGCCCTCGGGGCCGTAGTGAAAAAAGGGGCACTTCTGGTAAAAATCAGCGCCGGAGAGATAACCGCCCGGCTGTCCCAGGCCGAGACGCAGCTCGCCCAGGCACAACGGAATTTTGAACGTGAAAAACGGCTGCTGGAAAAAGACGCCTCCACCCGAGAAACGGTAAAGTCCCTGGAAGACGCCTACCGGGTGGCAGAGGCCGGTGCAAGCGAGGCCAGGGCCATGCGCAACTATGCCATGATCACCGCGCCCTTTGCCGGGATCATCACCCAAAAAATGACAAACACCGGCGATCTGGCCACCCCGGGAACGCCTCTCCTGGTACTGGAAAACACCGAACAATTACAAGTGGTTGTCGCGGCTCCGGAGGGTATGGCCCTAAAAATTAAACAAGGGGATACGCTGCCGGTGAGCATCCCCGCCGCCGAGTTTTCCCAGACCGGAACCGTAACCGAGATCAGTCCCTCGGCAGACAGTGCCTCCCGCACCGCTCTGGTAAAGCTCCGGATCGAAGGCGACGCCTCCTTGCGTCCCGGCCAGTATGCGCGGGTCGCCCTCCCCGGCGGCGCTGCGGCCGATACCTTCCTGGTCCCGGAAACAGCGGTGTTCCGTTTCGGCCAGATGGAACGGCTTTTTGTAGTGCAGGAGAACACGGCCCATTTACGTCTGGTCCGCAGCGGCGAACACCGGAATGGGCAGGTGGAGATTCTTGCCGGAGTCAATGGTGGTGAGCAGGTCGTGGCCCAGGGCGGCGAGCGGCTCGTTGATGGTCAACCCGTGCGCATCGTGCAATGA
- a CDS encoding TolC family protein: protein MSPQTTHNKNTGRSLAFPRIISLFCTTLLLLAGFSFSQAAESNTAMATPEVWTVRNAVRFALQNNPDSRMGKNRIEAAQAAITMERSSFFPRLDLNSRYDQTNNPMYSFGNILNQGTFSNSIDFNNPGRTDNLNMGVRLGYRFFNGGRDLAGLKAAKAQAVSSEMELEAVQAQLAFEVVRSFQLIVQAEELVKAQQATVQAITASLNVAQARYQEGVLLKSDLLDLEVQQSKAQEGLSQAKHGLEVSRRIFLSLLGLADGQVTLDPAQSAPQEIPQAAEHAPRPELKSMDALIRAAKARVRQAQGGYYPSLEGYAGYDEDKGYVTDGSGDSWQAGVKLQFNLSEGGRTSAEISRATAMLAETQERKRKTELAIALEVKQAEFAVQDAKERLQVTEKSVAQAKESARINRLRFTEGVLLSADLIGVENRLTDALVRRIVAETSHRIAVADLRRALGLPQFPEALEMPSKPQPETTTASR from the coding sequence ATGTCCCCACAAACAACACACAACAAAAATACCGGCCGCTCCCTTGCCTTCCCGCGCATAATCAGCCTCTTCTGCACCACCCTTCTGCTGCTGGCCGGCTTTTCATTTTCCCAGGCCGCCGAAAGCAATACCGCCATGGCAACACCTGAGGTCTGGACTGTCCGCAATGCGGTACGCTTTGCCTTACAAAACAACCCGGACAGCCGGATGGGGAAAAATCGCATCGAGGCGGCCCAGGCCGCTATCACCATGGAGCGGTCTTCTTTTTTCCCAAGGCTTGACCTGAACTCCCGGTACGACCAAACCAATAATCCCATGTATTCCTTCGGCAATATCCTCAACCAGGGAACCTTTAGTAATAGTATCGACTTCAACAATCCCGGCCGCACCGATAATCTGAACATGGGTGTCCGGCTCGGCTACCGGTTTTTCAATGGCGGCCGCGACCTCGCCGGCTTGAAGGCAGCCAAGGCCCAAGCGGTTTCCTCGGAGATGGAGCTTGAAGCAGTACAAGCCCAGCTCGCCTTTGAGGTGGTCCGCTCGTTTCAGCTCATCGTTCAGGCGGAGGAACTTGTCAAGGCGCAGCAGGCAACGGTGCAAGCGATTACCGCCTCGTTGAACGTGGCTCAGGCCCGTTACCAGGAAGGGGTCCTGCTCAAATCCGACCTCCTCGACCTGGAAGTGCAACAGTCCAAGGCGCAGGAAGGTCTGAGCCAGGCCAAGCACGGCCTTGAGGTAAGCCGGAGGATATTCCTCAGCCTGCTGGGGCTTGCCGATGGCCAGGTAACCCTCGACCCGGCCCAGTCTGCGCCCCAAGAAATTCCCCAGGCCGCCGAGCATGCGCCGCGTCCTGAATTAAAAAGCATGGACGCCCTGATCCGGGCGGCAAAAGCGCGGGTCAGGCAAGCCCAAGGCGGCTATTACCCCTCCCTGGAAGGGTATGCCGGATACGATGAAGACAAGGGCTATGTCACGGACGGCTCGGGCGACTCCTGGCAGGCCGGGGTCAAATTGCAGTTCAACCTTTCCGAAGGGGGACGAACCTCCGCCGAGATCAGCCGCGCCACCGCCATGCTCGCCGAGACACAGGAGCGCAAACGCAAGACCGAACTGGCCATCGCCCTTGAGGTAAAACAAGCGGAATTTGCGGTGCAGGATGCCAAGGAACGTTTGCAGGTTACGGAAAAAAGCGTGGCCCAAGCCAAGGAAAGCGCCAGGATCAACCGCCTCCGTTTTACGGAAGGGGTGCTGCTTTCCGCGGATCTCATCGGGGTGGAAAATCGCCTGACCGATGCCCTGGTGCGTCGCATTGTGGCGGAAACCTCCCATCGGATTGCCGTGGCGGACCTGCGTCGCGCCTTGGGACTGCCCCAGTTTCCCGAAGCATTGGAAATGCCGAGCAAACCCCAGCCAGAAACAACGACGGCTTCCAGATAA